From Rubrivirga sp. SAORIC476, a single genomic window includes:
- a CDS encoding Crp/Fnr family transcriptional regulator, whose product MSLFATAVAHWADLDADRLATLRGLFVRREVGAREPVALPGSTAHEILFVERGLLRFYYPGDDGRESNKAFVVEGEFAGALAAAHLRLPILYGIEALEPTVVLAAPVDAFADLMDRDPAFDRLGRKLAERILARKELRTRSLLLQSAAERYADLVRERPDLLQRVPLYHLASYLGVTDVHLSRVRRQAASE is encoded by the coding sequence ATGTCCTTGTTCGCCACCGCTGTCGCCCACTGGGCCGACCTCGACGCCGACCGGCTGGCCACGCTCCGCGGCCTGTTCGTCCGGCGTGAGGTGGGGGCCCGCGAGCCGGTCGCGCTGCCGGGCTCGACCGCGCACGAGATCCTGTTCGTCGAGCGCGGCCTGCTCCGGTTCTACTACCCGGGTGACGACGGGCGCGAGTCCAACAAGGCGTTCGTGGTCGAGGGCGAGTTCGCCGGCGCGCTGGCGGCGGCCCACCTCCGTCTGCCGATCCTCTATGGCATCGAGGCGCTCGAACCGACCGTCGTGCTGGCCGCGCCGGTCGACGCCTTCGCCGACCTGATGGACCGCGACCCCGCCTTCGACCGGTTGGGGCGGAAGCTGGCCGAGCGGATCCTGGCGCGCAAGGAACTCCGGACGCGGAGCCTGCTGCTCCAGAGTGCCGCCGAGCGCTACGCCGATCTCGTCCGCGAGCGCCCGGACCTTCTCCAGCGGGTCCCGCTGTACCACCTGGCCAGTTACCTCGGCGTCACCGATGTTCACCTGTCGCGCGTGCGTCGGCAGGCGGCTTCTGAATGA